The Cyclopterus lumpus isolate fCycLum1 chromosome 12, fCycLum1.pri, whole genome shotgun sequence genome window below encodes:
- the sh3bp2 gene encoding SH3 domain-binding protein 2 isoform X3 → MTPTDTELHGTMSSPEMCWPVPMPAIGAQNLLTMPGGVSTSGYLHKKGGSQFSLMKWPLRYIIIHKGCVYYFKSSTSPAPQGAFSLNGYNRVMRAAEETTSSNVFPFKIVHFSKKHRTWLLSAASEDERRKWMRYLRREIDHYNERKESHIPSDSDSDAESFYGTVEKPMDIQHHVDNAEDEYGEDDDDDDEDDYLEPDSDCSSTSTSSGRPAGPPPSYPPPPVPVSFHLRQDSSPGLHKGPPPPLPPLHRIPTSPLPKKPQFSVPSPSILKDPPKGTPPPLPFAPHLHKSVSPTPPPPPPPNAKRTFRATSVGGPGNDKRDWRPLPAMSIQSPTTLPFCEQLETRMVLNGPAHCSLNASGSQSAGNNHHGVMSNHRSKPSLPPQYNIGGSFLRPVMSDSLFLSKTSSGHPPLPGPPPLSPLLKPGLHNKPGIPKPPPPTVKPPLPAVKSKPPGTPLQRASPDGQSFRSSGDETPTEFRRKRDSEKSDDDYENMQLPDSVFIDTTETSFIEKLFRESALSPQDGMYCIRNSGTKISKVLVVWDVSIDKARNYRVFEEEDRTFLDNEVTFLTLSAMIEHYHSHPLPHHGSLCLQKPYEKTASL, encoded by the exons AACCATGTCGTCTCCAGAGATGTGCTGGCCGGTGCCGATGCCGGCCATCGGGGCTCAGAACCTCCTCACCATGCCAGGAGGCGTTTCCACTTCGGGATACCTCCACAAGAAGGGAGGCAGCCAGTTCAGCCTCATGAAAT GGCCACTGAGGTACATCATCATCCACAAGGGCTGCGTGTACTACTTTAAGAGCAGTACCTCTCCTGCACCACAGGGGGCATTCTCTCTAAATGGCTACAACAG GGTgatgagagcagcagaggagacgaCGTCCAGCAACGTGTTTCCCTTTAAGATCGTCCACTTCAGTAAGAAACACAGGACGTGGCTTTTATCTGCAGCCAGCGAGGACGAGAGGAGG AAATGGATGCGATACCTGCGGAGGGAGATAGATCACTATAACGAGAGAAAAGAGTCCCACATTCCGAG TGACTCAGATTCAGATGCCGAGAGTTTCTATGGCACGGTTGAGAAGCCCATGGATATCCAACACCACGTCGATAACGCAGAAGATG AATATGGAGAggatgacgacgatgacgatgagGACGACTATCTGGAGCCAGATAGTGACTGTTCATCGACGTCGACCTCTTCAGGTCGACCCGCGGGTCCGCCCCCCTCCTACCCTCCTCCCCCGGTGCCGGTGTCATTCCATCTCCGtcaagactccagtccaggtcTCCACAAAGGcccgcctcctcccctcccgcCGCTACACAGGATCCCAACCAGCCCGCTGCCCAAAAAACCCCAGTTCTCtgtcccctctccctccataCTGAAGGACCCTCCCAAAGgcacgcctcctcctctccctttcgCCCCCCACCTGCACAAGTCCGTGTCTCCCACCCCTccgccacctcctccccccaaCGCAAAGAGAACTTTCAGGGCGACATCCGTTGGGGGGCCTGGGAACGACAAGAGAGACTGGAGGCCTCTGCCGGCCATGTCGATCCAATCCCCCACCACTCTGCCTTTCTGTGAACAATTGGAGACCAGGATGGTCTTAAATGGCCCCGCCCACTGCTCCCTTAATGCTAGCGGGAGCCAATCAGCGGGTAACAACCACCACGGGGTGATGAGCAACCACCGCAGCAAGCCGAGCCTACCTCCTCAGTATAACATCGGAGGGTCCTTCCTCAGACCTGTGATGTCAGACTCCCTCTTCCTCAGCAAGACGTCCTCCGGTCACCCACCACTGCCGGGcccccctccactctctccTCTACTTAAACCTGGACTTCACAACAAGCCAGGGATACCCAAACCTCCTCCGCCAACAGTCAAACCCCCACTGCCTGCAGTCAAGTCCAAGCCACCAGGAACCCCGCTGCA AAGAGCATCTCCGGACGGCCAGAGCTTCCGTTCGTCGGGAGACGAGACGCCCACTGAATTCAGGAGGAAACGAGACTCTGAGAAGTCTGATGACGACTACGAGAAC ATGCAGCTGCCAGACTCTGTGTTCATTGATACGACTGAAACCAGCTTTATAGAAAA GTTGTTCAGAGAGAGCGCCCTCTCTCCACAGGACGGAATGTACTGCATCCGAAACTCAGGAACTAAAATATCAAAG GTGCTGGTGGTGTGGGATGTCAGTATAGACAAAGCCAGGAACTATCGAGTGTTTGAAGAG gAGGACCGTACGTTTCTGGACAACGAAGTCACCTTCCTCACTCTGTCGGCTATGATCGAACACTACCACAGCCACCCTCTTCCTCACCACGGCTCGCTCTGCCTGCAGAAGCCCTACGAGAAGACGGCGAGCCTCTGA
- the sh3bp2 gene encoding SH3 domain-binding protein 2 isoform X2, with product MDLLPASASAVLASTVSLLRESAAIQSISRRLNRRTMSSPEMCWPVPMPAIGAQNLLTMPGGVSTSGYLHKKGGSQFSLMKWPLRYIIIHKGCVYYFKSSTSPAPQGAFSLNGYNRVMRAAEETTSSNVFPFKIVHFSKKHRTWLLSAASEDERRKWMRYLRREIDHYNERKESHIPSDSDSDAESFYGTVEKPMDIQHHVDNAEDEYGEDDDDDDEDDYLEPDSDCSSTSTSSGRPAGPPPSYPPPPVPVSFHLRQDSSPGLHKGPPPPLPPLHRIPTSPLPKKPQFSVPSPSILKDPPKGTPPPLPFAPHLHKSVSPTPPPPPPPNAKRTFRATSVGGPGNDKRDWRPLPAMSIQSPTTLPFCEQLETRMVLNGPAHCSLNASGSQSAGNNHHGVMSNHRSKPSLPPQYNIGGSFLRPVMSDSLFLSKTSSGHPPLPGPPPLSPLLKPGLHNKPGIPKPPPPTVKPPLPAVKSKPPGTPLQRASPDGQSFRSSGDETPTEFRRKRDSEKSDDDYENMQLPDSVFIDTTETSFIEKLFRESALSPQDGMYCIRNSGTKISKVLVVWDVSIDKARNYRVFEEEDRTFLDNEVTFLTLSAMIEHYHSHPLPHHGSLCLQKPYEKTASL from the exons ATGGATCTTCTGCCGGCGTCGGCATCCGCAGTGTTAGCCTCCACAGTCAGCCTGTTGAGGGAGAGCGCTGCCATTCAGAGCATCAGCAGGAGGCTCAACAGGAG AACCATGTCGTCTCCAGAGATGTGCTGGCCGGTGCCGATGCCGGCCATCGGGGCTCAGAACCTCCTCACCATGCCAGGAGGCGTTTCCACTTCGGGATACCTCCACAAGAAGGGAGGCAGCCAGTTCAGCCTCATGAAAT GGCCACTGAGGTACATCATCATCCACAAGGGCTGCGTGTACTACTTTAAGAGCAGTACCTCTCCTGCACCACAGGGGGCATTCTCTCTAAATGGCTACAACAG GGTgatgagagcagcagaggagacgaCGTCCAGCAACGTGTTTCCCTTTAAGATCGTCCACTTCAGTAAGAAACACAGGACGTGGCTTTTATCTGCAGCCAGCGAGGACGAGAGGAGG AAATGGATGCGATACCTGCGGAGGGAGATAGATCACTATAACGAGAGAAAAGAGTCCCACATTCCGAG TGACTCAGATTCAGATGCCGAGAGTTTCTATGGCACGGTTGAGAAGCCCATGGATATCCAACACCACGTCGATAACGCAGAAGATG AATATGGAGAggatgacgacgatgacgatgagGACGACTATCTGGAGCCAGATAGTGACTGTTCATCGACGTCGACCTCTTCAGGTCGACCCGCGGGTCCGCCCCCCTCCTACCCTCCTCCCCCGGTGCCGGTGTCATTCCATCTCCGtcaagactccagtccaggtcTCCACAAAGGcccgcctcctcccctcccgcCGCTACACAGGATCCCAACCAGCCCGCTGCCCAAAAAACCCCAGTTCTCtgtcccctctccctccataCTGAAGGACCCTCCCAAAGgcacgcctcctcctctccctttcgCCCCCCACCTGCACAAGTCCGTGTCTCCCACCCCTccgccacctcctccccccaaCGCAAAGAGAACTTTCAGGGCGACATCCGTTGGGGGGCCTGGGAACGACAAGAGAGACTGGAGGCCTCTGCCGGCCATGTCGATCCAATCCCCCACCACTCTGCCTTTCTGTGAACAATTGGAGACCAGGATGGTCTTAAATGGCCCCGCCCACTGCTCCCTTAATGCTAGCGGGAGCCAATCAGCGGGTAACAACCACCACGGGGTGATGAGCAACCACCGCAGCAAGCCGAGCCTACCTCCTCAGTATAACATCGGAGGGTCCTTCCTCAGACCTGTGATGTCAGACTCCCTCTTCCTCAGCAAGACGTCCTCCGGTCACCCACCACTGCCGGGcccccctccactctctccTCTACTTAAACCTGGACTTCACAACAAGCCAGGGATACCCAAACCTCCTCCGCCAACAGTCAAACCCCCACTGCCTGCAGTCAAGTCCAAGCCACCAGGAACCCCGCTGCA AAGAGCATCTCCGGACGGCCAGAGCTTCCGTTCGTCGGGAGACGAGACGCCCACTGAATTCAGGAGGAAACGAGACTCTGAGAAGTCTGATGACGACTACGAGAAC ATGCAGCTGCCAGACTCTGTGTTCATTGATACGACTGAAACCAGCTTTATAGAAAA GTTGTTCAGAGAGAGCGCCCTCTCTCCACAGGACGGAATGTACTGCATCCGAAACTCAGGAACTAAAATATCAAAG GTGCTGGTGGTGTGGGATGTCAGTATAGACAAAGCCAGGAACTATCGAGTGTTTGAAGAG gAGGACCGTACGTTTCTGGACAACGAAGTCACCTTCCTCACTCTGTCGGCTATGATCGAACACTACCACAGCCACCCTCTTCCTCACCACGGCTCGCTCTGCCTGCAGAAGCCCTACGAGAAGACGGCGAGCCTCTGA
- the sh3bp2 gene encoding SH3 domain-binding protein 2 isoform X1, with amino-acid sequence MSADMSAPSVRKKKSFARSYKPNVRMCIREQRDVITMSSPEMCWPVPMPAIGAQNLLTMPGGVSTSGYLHKKGGSQFSLMKWPLRYIIIHKGCVYYFKSSTSPAPQGAFSLNGYNRVMRAAEETTSSNVFPFKIVHFSKKHRTWLLSAASEDERRKWMRYLRREIDHYNERKESHIPSDSDSDAESFYGTVEKPMDIQHHVDNAEDEYGEDDDDDDEDDYLEPDSDCSSTSTSSGRPAGPPPSYPPPPVPVSFHLRQDSSPGLHKGPPPPLPPLHRIPTSPLPKKPQFSVPSPSILKDPPKGTPPPLPFAPHLHKSVSPTPPPPPPPNAKRTFRATSVGGPGNDKRDWRPLPAMSIQSPTTLPFCEQLETRMVLNGPAHCSLNASGSQSAGNNHHGVMSNHRSKPSLPPQYNIGGSFLRPVMSDSLFLSKTSSGHPPLPGPPPLSPLLKPGLHNKPGIPKPPPPTVKPPLPAVKSKPPGTPLQRASPDGQSFRSSGDETPTEFRRKRDSEKSDDDYENMQLPDSVFIDTTETSFIEKLFRESALSPQDGMYCIRNSGTKISKVLVVWDVSIDKARNYRVFEEEDRTFLDNEVTFLTLSAMIEHYHSHPLPHHGSLCLQKPYEKTASL; translated from the exons ATGTCCGCCGACATGTCCGCTCCATccgtgaggaagaagaagtcgTTTGCTCGGAGCTACAAGCCAAACGTCAGGATGTGTATTCGAGAACAGAGGGATGTCAT AACCATGTCGTCTCCAGAGATGTGCTGGCCGGTGCCGATGCCGGCCATCGGGGCTCAGAACCTCCTCACCATGCCAGGAGGCGTTTCCACTTCGGGATACCTCCACAAGAAGGGAGGCAGCCAGTTCAGCCTCATGAAAT GGCCACTGAGGTACATCATCATCCACAAGGGCTGCGTGTACTACTTTAAGAGCAGTACCTCTCCTGCACCACAGGGGGCATTCTCTCTAAATGGCTACAACAG GGTgatgagagcagcagaggagacgaCGTCCAGCAACGTGTTTCCCTTTAAGATCGTCCACTTCAGTAAGAAACACAGGACGTGGCTTTTATCTGCAGCCAGCGAGGACGAGAGGAGG AAATGGATGCGATACCTGCGGAGGGAGATAGATCACTATAACGAGAGAAAAGAGTCCCACATTCCGAG TGACTCAGATTCAGATGCCGAGAGTTTCTATGGCACGGTTGAGAAGCCCATGGATATCCAACACCACGTCGATAACGCAGAAGATG AATATGGAGAggatgacgacgatgacgatgagGACGACTATCTGGAGCCAGATAGTGACTGTTCATCGACGTCGACCTCTTCAGGTCGACCCGCGGGTCCGCCCCCCTCCTACCCTCCTCCCCCGGTGCCGGTGTCATTCCATCTCCGtcaagactccagtccaggtcTCCACAAAGGcccgcctcctcccctcccgcCGCTACACAGGATCCCAACCAGCCCGCTGCCCAAAAAACCCCAGTTCTCtgtcccctctccctccataCTGAAGGACCCTCCCAAAGgcacgcctcctcctctccctttcgCCCCCCACCTGCACAAGTCCGTGTCTCCCACCCCTccgccacctcctccccccaaCGCAAAGAGAACTTTCAGGGCGACATCCGTTGGGGGGCCTGGGAACGACAAGAGAGACTGGAGGCCTCTGCCGGCCATGTCGATCCAATCCCCCACCACTCTGCCTTTCTGTGAACAATTGGAGACCAGGATGGTCTTAAATGGCCCCGCCCACTGCTCCCTTAATGCTAGCGGGAGCCAATCAGCGGGTAACAACCACCACGGGGTGATGAGCAACCACCGCAGCAAGCCGAGCCTACCTCCTCAGTATAACATCGGAGGGTCCTTCCTCAGACCTGTGATGTCAGACTCCCTCTTCCTCAGCAAGACGTCCTCCGGTCACCCACCACTGCCGGGcccccctccactctctccTCTACTTAAACCTGGACTTCACAACAAGCCAGGGATACCCAAACCTCCTCCGCCAACAGTCAAACCCCCACTGCCTGCAGTCAAGTCCAAGCCACCAGGAACCCCGCTGCA AAGAGCATCTCCGGACGGCCAGAGCTTCCGTTCGTCGGGAGACGAGACGCCCACTGAATTCAGGAGGAAACGAGACTCTGAGAAGTCTGATGACGACTACGAGAAC ATGCAGCTGCCAGACTCTGTGTTCATTGATACGACTGAAACCAGCTTTATAGAAAA GTTGTTCAGAGAGAGCGCCCTCTCTCCACAGGACGGAATGTACTGCATCCGAAACTCAGGAACTAAAATATCAAAG GTGCTGGTGGTGTGGGATGTCAGTATAGACAAAGCCAGGAACTATCGAGTGTTTGAAGAG gAGGACCGTACGTTTCTGGACAACGAAGTCACCTTCCTCACTCTGTCGGCTATGATCGAACACTACCACAGCCACCCTCTTCCTCACCACGGCTCGCTCTGCCTGCAGAAGCCCTACGAGAAGACGGCGAGCCTCTGA
- the sh3bp2 gene encoding SH3 domain-binding protein 2 isoform X4 — MSSPEMCWPVPMPAIGAQNLLTMPGGVSTSGYLHKKGGSQFSLMKWPLRYIIIHKGCVYYFKSSTSPAPQGAFSLNGYNRVMRAAEETTSSNVFPFKIVHFSKKHRTWLLSAASEDERRKWMRYLRREIDHYNERKESHIPSDSDSDAESFYGTVEKPMDIQHHVDNAEDEYGEDDDDDDEDDYLEPDSDCSSTSTSSGRPAGPPPSYPPPPVPVSFHLRQDSSPGLHKGPPPPLPPLHRIPTSPLPKKPQFSVPSPSILKDPPKGTPPPLPFAPHLHKSVSPTPPPPPPPNAKRTFRATSVGGPGNDKRDWRPLPAMSIQSPTTLPFCEQLETRMVLNGPAHCSLNASGSQSAGNNHHGVMSNHRSKPSLPPQYNIGGSFLRPVMSDSLFLSKTSSGHPPLPGPPPLSPLLKPGLHNKPGIPKPPPPTVKPPLPAVKSKPPGTPLQRASPDGQSFRSSGDETPTEFRRKRDSEKSDDDYENMQLPDSVFIDTTETSFIEKLFRESALSPQDGMYCIRNSGTKISKVLVVWDVSIDKARNYRVFEEEDRTFLDNEVTFLTLSAMIEHYHSHPLPHHGSLCLQKPYEKTASL; from the exons ATGTCGTCTCCAGAGATGTGCTGGCCGGTGCCGATGCCGGCCATCGGGGCTCAGAACCTCCTCACCATGCCAGGAGGCGTTTCCACTTCGGGATACCTCCACAAGAAGGGAGGCAGCCAGTTCAGCCTCATGAAAT GGCCACTGAGGTACATCATCATCCACAAGGGCTGCGTGTACTACTTTAAGAGCAGTACCTCTCCTGCACCACAGGGGGCATTCTCTCTAAATGGCTACAACAG GGTgatgagagcagcagaggagacgaCGTCCAGCAACGTGTTTCCCTTTAAGATCGTCCACTTCAGTAAGAAACACAGGACGTGGCTTTTATCTGCAGCCAGCGAGGACGAGAGGAGG AAATGGATGCGATACCTGCGGAGGGAGATAGATCACTATAACGAGAGAAAAGAGTCCCACATTCCGAG TGACTCAGATTCAGATGCCGAGAGTTTCTATGGCACGGTTGAGAAGCCCATGGATATCCAACACCACGTCGATAACGCAGAAGATG AATATGGAGAggatgacgacgatgacgatgagGACGACTATCTGGAGCCAGATAGTGACTGTTCATCGACGTCGACCTCTTCAGGTCGACCCGCGGGTCCGCCCCCCTCCTACCCTCCTCCCCCGGTGCCGGTGTCATTCCATCTCCGtcaagactccagtccaggtcTCCACAAAGGcccgcctcctcccctcccgcCGCTACACAGGATCCCAACCAGCCCGCTGCCCAAAAAACCCCAGTTCTCtgtcccctctccctccataCTGAAGGACCCTCCCAAAGgcacgcctcctcctctccctttcgCCCCCCACCTGCACAAGTCCGTGTCTCCCACCCCTccgccacctcctccccccaaCGCAAAGAGAACTTTCAGGGCGACATCCGTTGGGGGGCCTGGGAACGACAAGAGAGACTGGAGGCCTCTGCCGGCCATGTCGATCCAATCCCCCACCACTCTGCCTTTCTGTGAACAATTGGAGACCAGGATGGTCTTAAATGGCCCCGCCCACTGCTCCCTTAATGCTAGCGGGAGCCAATCAGCGGGTAACAACCACCACGGGGTGATGAGCAACCACCGCAGCAAGCCGAGCCTACCTCCTCAGTATAACATCGGAGGGTCCTTCCTCAGACCTGTGATGTCAGACTCCCTCTTCCTCAGCAAGACGTCCTCCGGTCACCCACCACTGCCGGGcccccctccactctctccTCTACTTAAACCTGGACTTCACAACAAGCCAGGGATACCCAAACCTCCTCCGCCAACAGTCAAACCCCCACTGCCTGCAGTCAAGTCCAAGCCACCAGGAACCCCGCTGCA AAGAGCATCTCCGGACGGCCAGAGCTTCCGTTCGTCGGGAGACGAGACGCCCACTGAATTCAGGAGGAAACGAGACTCTGAGAAGTCTGATGACGACTACGAGAAC ATGCAGCTGCCAGACTCTGTGTTCATTGATACGACTGAAACCAGCTTTATAGAAAA GTTGTTCAGAGAGAGCGCCCTCTCTCCACAGGACGGAATGTACTGCATCCGAAACTCAGGAACTAAAATATCAAAG GTGCTGGTGGTGTGGGATGTCAGTATAGACAAAGCCAGGAACTATCGAGTGTTTGAAGAG gAGGACCGTACGTTTCTGGACAACGAAGTCACCTTCCTCACTCTGTCGGCTATGATCGAACACTACCACAGCCACCCTCTTCCTCACCACGGCTCGCTCTGCCTGCAGAAGCCCTACGAGAAGACGGCGAGCCTCTGA